One Candidatus Melainabacteria bacterium DNA segment encodes these proteins:
- the upp gene encoding uracil phosphoribosyltransferase: MPVIKSSNSLTTHWLNIARDKKTLSEQFRTALENIGLLLFSEAISSLDGITLKKDIKTPLKRTQAKFINQKNIYIVPVLRAALGMLTGIKSLIPEAKVAHVGLYRSIVTLKPNWYLDKLPKKTSKKSIFFVLEPMLATGGTISSVLERIKALGVSKIYVISVIVSEGAKKKLEEKFPDVRFYVAGIDPYLNSKGFIIPGLGDAGDRVFNM, encoded by the coding sequence ATGCCAGTAATAAAATCTTCAAACAGCTTGACTACTCATTGGTTAAATATTGCAAGGGATAAAAAAACCCTTTCAGAACAATTCCGAACTGCACTTGAAAATATTGGACTACTTTTATTTTCAGAGGCAATATCATCCTTAGATGGGATTACTTTAAAGAAAGACATAAAAACTCCTTTAAAAAGAACTCAAGCAAAGTTTATAAATCAAAAAAATATTTATATAGTCCCGGTTCTAAGAGCAGCACTAGGAATGCTTACTGGAATTAAAAGTTTAATTCCAGAAGCAAAAGTTGCACATGTCGGTTTATATAGAAGTATAGTCACACTTAAGCCAAACTGGTACCTTGATAAACTCCCTAAAAAAACAAGTAAGAAATCAATATTTTTTGTGCTTGAACCTATGCTTGCTACTGGCGGAACTATTTCTAGTGTCTTAGAAAGAATTAAAGCTTTAGGAGTTTCTAAGATTTATGTAATAAGTGTAATTGTTTCTGAAGGTGCAAAAAAGAAACTAGAAGAAAAATTTCCTGATGTTCGTTTTTATGTTGCTGGAATTGATCCCTATTTAAATTCAAAAGGATTTATTATCCCAGGATTAGGTGATGCAGGAGATAGGGTGTTTAATATGTAG